A stretch of the Thermus thermophilus genome encodes the following:
- the glyA gene encoding serine hydroxymethyltransferase → MVRTSPRDEALFELIALEEKRQREGLELIASENFVSKEVREAVGSVLTNKYAEGYPGARYYGGCEVIDRVESLAIERAKALFGAAWANVQPHSGSQANMAVYMALMEPGDTLMGMDLAAGGHLTHGSRVNFSGKLYKVVSYGVRPDTELIDLEEVRRLALEHRPKVIVAGASAYPRFWDFKAFREIADEVGAYLVVDMAHFAGLVAAGLHPNPVPFAHVVTSTTHKTLRGPRGGLILSNDPELGKKIDKLIFPGIQGGPLEHVIAGKAVAFFEALQPEFKEYSRLVVENAKRLAEELASRGYRIVTGGTDNHLFLVDLRPKGLTGKEAEERLDAVGITVNKNAIPFDPKPPRVTSGIRIGTPAITTRGFTPEEMPLVAELIDRALLEGPSEALREEVRRLALAHPMP, encoded by the coding sequence ATGGTCCGCACGAGCCCGAGAGACGAAGCCCTCTTTGAGCTCATCGCCCTGGAGGAGAAGCGCCAGCGAGAGGGCCTGGAGCTCATCGCCAGCGAGAACTTCGTCTCCAAAGAGGTGCGCGAGGCGGTGGGGAGCGTCCTCACCAACAAGTACGCCGAGGGCTACCCCGGGGCCCGGTACTACGGGGGGTGCGAGGTCATTGACCGGGTGGAGTCCCTGGCCATAGAGCGGGCCAAGGCCCTCTTCGGGGCCGCCTGGGCCAACGTCCAGCCCCACTCGGGCTCCCAGGCCAACATGGCCGTCTACATGGCCCTGATGGAGCCGGGGGACACCCTGATGGGCATGGACCTCGCCGCCGGCGGGCACCTCACCCACGGCTCCCGCGTGAACTTCTCCGGGAAGCTCTACAAGGTGGTCTCCTATGGGGTCCGTCCCGACACGGAGCTCATAGACCTGGAGGAGGTCCGCCGCCTCGCCCTGGAGCACCGCCCCAAGGTGATCGTGGCCGGGGCCAGCGCCTACCCCCGCTTCTGGGACTTCAAGGCCTTCCGGGAGATCGCCGACGAGGTGGGGGCCTACCTCGTGGTGGACATGGCCCACTTCGCCGGGCTCGTGGCCGCGGGCCTCCACCCGAACCCCGTCCCCTTCGCCCACGTGGTCACCAGCACCACCCACAAGACCCTAAGGGGCCCAAGGGGCGGCCTCATCCTCTCCAACGACCCTGAGCTCGGCAAGAAGATAGACAAGCTCATCTTCCCCGGGATCCAGGGGGGGCCTCTTGAGCACGTGATCGCCGGGAAGGCCGTGGCCTTCTTTGAGGCCCTGCAGCCCGAGTTCAAGGAGTACAGCCGCCTGGTGGTGGAAAACGCCAAGCGCCTGGCGGAGGAGCTCGCAAGCCGGGGCTACCGCATCGTCACCGGGGGGACGGACAACCACCTCTTCCTCGTGGACCTGCGCCCCAAGGGCCTCACCGGGAAGGAAGCGGAGGAGAGGCTGGACGCCGTGGGGATCACGGTGAACAAGAACGCCATTCCCTTTGACCCCAAGCCCCCCCGGGTCACCTCGGGGATCCGCATCGGCACCCCGGCCATCACCACCCGGGGCTTCACCCCCGAGGAGATGCCCCTCGTCGCCGAACTCATTGACCGGGCCCTTCTGGAGGGCCCCTCGGAGGCCCTGCGGGAAGAGGTCAGGAGGCTCGCCCTGGCCCACCCCATGCCCTGA
- the purF gene encoding amidophosphoribosyltransferase, with translation MDKPQEECGILGLWSEGPVDVAGLLHLGLLALQHRGQEAAGMAVTDGKEFLVEKDLGLVNQVFTEERLGKLRLPEARLGLAHTRYSTTGSNLRINAQPLTARTAHGVLAIAHNGNFTNAKPLRDRLLREGATFQSTSDTEVMLLLLARLGHLPLPEAAAQAMRLLQGGYSILLMNRKTLLALRDPHGVRPLVLGKAPWGFAFASEPPALLLMGAEYVRDVRPGEVVWVEEGRLQSLQALPPEPTPCAFEWIYFARPDSVLDGAEAYEARVRMGMELFREAPAEADLVVPVPDSGIGAAVGYAKASGLPLEFGLYKNPYAGRTFIQPTQELRDLKTRLKLSPTGAVRGKRVVLVDDSIVRGTTSRRIVRMLKEAGALEVHFRVSSPPIRFPCYYGIDTAARKELIAAEKSVEEIRAYIGADSLAFLSEEGVRRAIGRPVCLACFNGRYPAGVPEEGEKLALELL, from the coding sequence ATGGATAAGCCCCAGGAGGAGTGCGGCATCCTCGGGCTTTGGAGCGAAGGCCCCGTGGACGTGGCCGGGCTTCTCCACCTCGGCCTCCTCGCCCTACAGCACAGGGGCCAGGAGGCGGCGGGGATGGCGGTCACGGACGGCAAAGAATTTCTGGTGGAAAAGGACCTGGGCCTCGTGAACCAGGTCTTCACCGAGGAGCGCCTGGGGAAGCTCCGCCTTCCCGAGGCCCGTCTGGGCCTCGCCCACACCCGCTACTCCACCACGGGCTCCAACCTGCGCATCAACGCCCAGCCCCTCACCGCCCGCACCGCCCACGGGGTCTTGGCCATCGCCCACAACGGCAACTTCACCAACGCCAAGCCCCTGCGCGACCGGCTCCTCCGGGAGGGGGCCACCTTCCAGAGCACCTCGGACACGGAGGTCATGCTCCTCCTCCTCGCCCGCCTGGGCCACCTCCCCCTCCCCGAGGCCGCCGCCCAGGCCATGCGGCTCCTTCAGGGGGGGTATTCCATCCTCCTCATGAACCGCAAGACCCTCCTCGCCCTCCGCGACCCCCACGGGGTGAGGCCCCTCGTCCTCGGCAAGGCCCCCTGGGGCTTCGCCTTCGCCTCCGAGCCCCCGGCCCTCCTCCTCATGGGGGCGGAGTACGTGCGGGACGTGCGCCCCGGGGAGGTGGTCTGGGTGGAGGAGGGGAGGCTGCAAAGCCTCCAGGCCCTCCCCCCAGAGCCCACCCCCTGCGCCTTTGAGTGGATCTACTTCGCCCGGCCCGACAGCGTCCTGGACGGCGCCGAGGCCTACGAGGCCCGGGTGAGGATGGGGATGGAGCTTTTCCGGGAGGCCCCCGCGGAGGCCGACCTCGTGGTCCCCGTCCCCGACTCGGGCATCGGGGCCGCCGTGGGCTACGCCAAGGCGAGCGGGCTTCCCCTGGAGTTTGGCCTCTACAAGAACCCCTACGCCGGGCGCACCTTCATCCAGCCCACCCAGGAGCTCCGCGACCTGAAGACGAGGCTCAAGCTCTCCCCCACGGGGGCGGTGCGGGGCAAGCGGGTGGTCCTGGTGGACGACTCCATCGTTCGGGGCACCACGAGCCGCCGCATCGTGCGCATGCTCAAGGAGGCGGGGGCCCTCGAGGTCCACTTCCGCGTCAGTAGCCCCCCCATCCGCTTCCCCTGCTACTACGGCATAGACACCGCCGCCCGCAAGGAGCTCATCGCCGCGGAGAAGAGCGTGGAGGAGATCCGAGCCTACATCGGGGCGGACTCCCTGGCCTTCCTCTCGGAGGAGGGGGTGAGGCGGGCCATCGGGCGGCCCGTCTGCCTCGCCTGCTTCAACGGGCGCTACCCGGCGGGGGTGCCCGAGGAGGGGGAGAAGCTCGCCCTAGAGCTTCTCTAG
- the purQ gene encoding phosphoribosylformylglycinamidine synthase subunit PurQ, with product MRWAIVRFPGANCDEDARFALKKAGLRAEFVWHTERDLRGFDGVFLPGGFSYGDYLRAGALAAKSPVMEAVRRFAEEGRYVVGVCNGFQILTEAGLLPGALLANLNLHFTCKEVGVRVERNDLPFTRLYPRGQVLRLPIAHGEGRYYADPETLARLEGEGLVVFRYAPLKGEADYNPNGSLNDIAGITNERGNVLGMMPHPERAVDEVLGNTDGLPFFLGLVKEVAR from the coding sequence ATGAGGTGGGCCATCGTCCGCTTTCCCGGCGCCAACTGCGACGAGGACGCCCGCTTCGCCCTAAAGAAGGCGGGGCTTCGGGCGGAGTTCGTCTGGCACACGGAAAGGGACCTCCGGGGCTTTGACGGGGTCTTTCTGCCCGGGGGGTTCAGCTACGGGGACTACCTGAGGGCGGGGGCCCTCGCCGCCAAGAGCCCGGTGATGGAGGCGGTGCGGCGCTTCGCCGAGGAGGGGCGGTACGTGGTGGGGGTCTGCAACGGCTTCCAGATCCTCACGGAGGCGGGGCTTCTCCCGGGGGCGCTCCTTGCCAACCTCAACCTCCACTTCACCTGCAAGGAGGTGGGGGTGCGGGTGGAGCGGAACGACCTCCCCTTCACCCGGCTCTACCCAAGGGGCCAGGTCCTGAGGCTTCCCATCGCCCACGGGGAGGGCCGCTACTACGCCGACCCCGAAACCCTCGCCCGGCTCGAGGGGGAGGGGCTCGTGGTCTTCCGCTACGCCCCCCTGAAGGGGGAGGCGGACTATAACCCCAACGGAAGCCTCAACGACATCGCGGGGATCACGAACGAAAGGGGCAACGTCCTCGGGATGATGCCCCATCCCGAAAGGGCCGTGGACGAGGTCTTGGGCAACACCGACGGGCTTCCCTTCTTCCTGGGGCTCGTCAAGGAGGTGGCGCGATGA
- a CDS encoding DNA repair protein RecN, with protein sequence MGGMLRRLEVQNLAVIREAALDFAPGLNVLTGETGAGKSLLVDALALLLGGRAEGLIGPYGESLLVTAFFEGSPGEAVLSRRVGARSTPRVDGEVVTLKELQAEAERRLSLHAQHTALALLSPRRQREALDALLPEGLLAAYQEAYARREALLKEKAALEESLRARAEREDLLRYQIREIEEARVRPGEEEELLALAERLRHLETIRERLARALALLTEREAQDLLALAAKEVRAAARHDPALEALAEELSGAAEAVRAVGRELEDHLEGLDLDPEALDRVEARLSLLERLKRKYGPTLADVLAHAQKAREELARMEGGEERLSEVERLLKALHEEVKARGQALRRAREEAARRLTEGMMRELPALGLAGARFAVVLEPLPEPGPQGLEAVAFRVAPNPNLPPAPLEALSGGELSRVALALALLTGAEAPTVVFDEVDAGVGGETAWRLAERLKRLAERRQVLVVTHLPQVAAVAQRHFRVTKTPEGVRVEPLEGEARVQEIARLLSGAYTQAALAHARELLEAQGAL encoded by the coding sequence ATGGGGGGGATGCTCCGCCGCCTCGAGGTCCAGAACCTCGCCGTCATCCGCGAGGCCGCCTTGGACTTCGCCCCCGGCCTCAACGTCCTCACCGGGGAGACGGGCGCGGGGAAAAGCCTCCTCGTGGACGCCCTCGCCCTCCTCCTCGGGGGGCGGGCGGAGGGGCTTATCGGGCCCTACGGGGAAAGCCTCCTCGTGACCGCCTTCTTTGAGGGCTCCCCCGGGGAGGCGGTCCTCTCCCGCCGCGTGGGGGCCCGCTCCACCCCCAGGGTGGACGGGGAGGTGGTCACCCTGAAGGAACTCCAGGCGGAAGCGGAAAGGCGCCTCTCCCTCCACGCCCAGCACACCGCCTTGGCCCTCCTCTCCCCCAGGCGCCAGCGGGAGGCCCTGGACGCCCTCCTCCCCGAGGGCCTCCTCGCCGCCTACCAGGAGGCCTACGCCCGGCGCGAGGCCCTCCTAAAGGAGAAGGCGGCCTTGGAGGAAAGCCTGAGGGCCCGGGCGGAGCGGGAGGACCTCCTCCGCTACCAGATCCGGGAGATTGAGGAGGCCCGGGTGCGGCCCGGGGAGGAGGAGGAGCTTTTGGCCCTGGCAGAACGCCTCCGCCACCTGGAGACCATCCGGGAAAGGCTCGCCCGGGCCCTCGCCCTCCTCACGGAGCGGGAAGCCCAGGACCTTCTGGCCCTGGCGGCGAAGGAGGTGCGGGCGGCGGCCCGGCACGACCCGGCCCTCGAGGCCCTGGCCGAGGAGCTTTCGGGGGCGGCCGAGGCGGTCCGGGCCGTGGGCCGGGAGCTGGAGGACCACCTGGAGGGCCTGGACCTAGACCCCGAGGCGCTGGACCGGGTGGAGGCCCGCCTCAGCCTCCTGGAGCGCCTGAAGCGGAAGTACGGCCCCACCTTAGCGGACGTCCTGGCCCACGCCCAAAAGGCCCGGGAGGAGCTCGCCCGGATGGAAGGGGGGGAGGAGCGGCTTTCGGAGGTGGAGCGCCTCCTTAAGGCCCTCCACGAGGAGGTCAAGGCCCGGGGGCAGGCCCTGAGGCGGGCCCGGGAGGAGGCGGCGCGAAGGCTTACGGAGGGGATGATGCGGGAGCTTCCCGCCCTGGGCCTCGCCGGGGCCCGCTTCGCGGTGGTCCTGGAGCCCCTCCCCGAGCCCGGCCCCCAGGGCCTCGAGGCGGTGGCCTTCCGGGTGGCCCCAAACCCCAACCTGCCCCCGGCCCCCCTCGAGGCCCTAAGCGGCGGGGAGCTCTCCCGCGTGGCCCTGGCCCTCGCCCTCCTCACGGGGGCCGAGGCGCCCACCGTGGTCTTTGACGAGGTGGACGCCGGGGTGGGCGGGGAAACCGCCTGGCGGCTCGCCGAAAGGCTCAAGCGCCTGGCCGAGAGGCGCCAGGTCCTGGTGGTGACCCACCTGCCCCAGGTGGCCGCCGTGGCCCAGCGCCACTTCCGGGTGACCAAGACCCCCGAGGGCGTGCGGGTGGAGCCCTTGGAGGGCGAGGCCCGGGTGCAGGAGATCGCCCGCCTCCTCTCCGGGGCCTACACCCAGGCGGCTTTGGCCCACGCCCGGGAGCTTCTGGAGGCCCAGGGCGCCCTTTAG
- the purS gene encoding phosphoribosylformylglycinamidine synthase subunit PurS, which produces MPRYQATLLIELKKGILDPQGRAVEGVLRDLGHPVEEVRVGKVLEIVFPAENLLEAEAKAKAMGALLANPVMEVYALEALKELP; this is translated from the coding sequence ATGCCGCGCTACCAGGCCACCCTGCTCATTGAGCTGAAGAAGGGCATCCTGGACCCCCAGGGCCGGGCGGTGGAGGGGGTGCTGAGGGACCTCGGCCACCCGGTGGAGGAGGTGCGGGTGGGGAAGGTGCTGGAGATCGTCTTCCCGGCGGAAAACCTCCTGGAGGCCGAGGCGAAGGCCAAGGCCATGGGCGCCCTCCTCGCCAACCCGGTGATGGAGGTCTACGCCCTGGAAGCCCTAAAGGAACTCCCATGA
- the trmN gene encoding tRNA (guanine(6)-N2)-methyltransferase, with protein MWLEATTHPGLEDLLLEELSALYPGEGAEVDARKGRVRIPRAGVGEEALGLRLAHHLVLFRARLPLPREDPLGALERAALALPWPELEGAGSFRVEARREGEHPFTSPEVERRVGEVLHRAYGVPVDLKRPAVRVRVDVRGEEAFLGVQLTERPLSRRFPKAALRGSLTPVLAQALLRLADARPGMRVLDPFTGSGTIALEAASTLGPASPVYAGDLDEGRLGLAREAALASGLSWIHFLRADARHLPRFFPEVDRILANPPHGLRLGRKEELFRLYRDFLRGALALLPPGGRVALLTLRPALLKRALPPGFALRHARVVEQGGVYPRVFVLEKL; from the coding sequence TTGTGGCTTGAGGCCACCACCCACCCGGGCCTGGAGGACCTCCTCCTGGAGGAGCTTTCCGCCCTCTACCCTGGCGAAGGGGCGGAGGTGGACGCCCGGAAGGGCCGGGTCCGCATCCCCAGGGCCGGGGTGGGGGAGGAGGCCTTAGGGCTTCGCCTCGCCCACCACCTCGTCCTCTTCCGCGCCCGGCTTCCTCTGCCCCGGGAGGACCCCTTGGGGGCCCTGGAGCGGGCCGCCTTGGCCCTTCCCTGGCCCGAGCTTGAGGGGGCGGGAAGCTTCCGCGTGGAGGCCCGGAGGGAGGGCGAACACCCCTTCACGAGCCCGGAGGTGGAGAGGCGGGTAGGGGAGGTCCTCCACCGGGCCTACGGCGTGCCTGTGGACCTGAAGCGCCCGGCCGTGCGGGTCCGGGTGGACGTCCGCGGGGAGGAGGCCTTCCTCGGGGTCCAGCTCACGGAAAGGCCCCTCTCCCGCCGCTTCCCCAAGGCGGCCCTCCGGGGAAGCCTCACCCCCGTCCTCGCCCAGGCCCTCCTCCGCCTCGCGGACGCCCGCCCCGGGATGCGCGTCCTGGACCCCTTCACGGGCTCGGGGACCATCGCCCTCGAGGCGGCGAGCACCCTGGGGCCTGCGAGCCCCGTATACGCCGGGGACCTGGACGAGGGGAGGCTCGGGCTTGCCCGGGAGGCGGCCCTGGCCTCAGGGCTTTCCTGGATCCATTTCCTTCGGGCCGACGCCCGCCACCTCCCCCGCTTCTTCCCCGAGGTGGACCGGATCCTCGCCAACCCGCCCCACGGCCTCCGCCTGGGCCGGAAGGAGGAGCTTTTCCGCCTCTACCGGGACTTCCTCCGCGGGGCCTTGGCCCTCCTCCCTCCCGGGGGAAGGGTCGCCCTCCTCACCCTGCGCCCCGCCCTCCTCAAACGGGCCCTGCCCCCGGGCTTTGCCCTCCGCCACGCCCGGGTGGTGGAACAGGGGGGCGTCTACCCCAGGGTCTTCGTCCTAGAGAAGCTCTAG
- a CDS encoding dynamin family protein gives MRLEGLEGKRAQVRALLARGLEALARTPVDPAPLRQALLDLEGPFLLVAVGEFNSGKSSLVNALLGEDLLPEGPTPTTDRIQLLEYGEEGKEEGEGFLRLRKPHPLLRTLALVDTPGTNALLEHHEVLTRTFLPRADLILFVTSADRPLTRSEAEFLRLIRDWGKKVVLVVNKADLLSEEDREAVARYVAEGARAVLGEEAPLFLVSARRGKEGRDEGLWGLRDHVARVIAQKALPLKLSAALGVLRRLLVEGERALEAEAEEVGQALATCEALEDLLRRHGARVRRDFAGQVALVERVFREVEERGHRFLDETVRLGRLPDLLNAKAFRESFLKEVVQDAGARLERAVGEALRWLARREEELLLDALALLKEARPLPRGEEPLLAPLEEALARFRPEEEAARLSGLAQEAVVRTLAGGVGGLGLGAALTLVLKGLVADLTGLLAGFFVAFLALSVLPRRKERAKRLLSQGLEEAYAAVRRALEEALEEGLARQEERFRGLYRDRCEALAERRHELKARKEALQRLREEAEALVA, from the coding sequence ATGCGCCTAGAAGGGCTTGAGGGAAAGCGGGCACAGGTCCGGGCCCTCCTCGCCCGGGGCCTCGAGGCCCTCGCCCGCACCCCCGTTGACCCCGCCCCCCTGCGCCAGGCCCTTCTGGACCTGGAGGGGCCCTTCCTTCTCGTGGCCGTGGGGGAGTTCAACAGCGGCAAGTCCAGCCTGGTGAACGCCCTTTTGGGCGAGGACCTCCTCCCCGAGGGCCCCACCCCCACCACGGACCGGATCCAGCTTCTGGAGTACGGGGAGGAGGGGAAGGAGGAAGGGGAAGGCTTCCTGAGGCTCCGCAAGCCCCACCCCCTCCTCCGGACCCTGGCCCTGGTGGACACCCCGGGCACCAACGCCCTTCTGGAGCACCACGAGGTCCTGACCCGGACCTTCCTCCCCCGGGCGGACCTCATCCTCTTCGTCACCAGCGCCGACCGCCCCCTCACCCGCTCCGAGGCCGAGTTCCTCCGCCTCATCCGCGACTGGGGGAAGAAGGTGGTCCTGGTGGTGAACAAGGCGGACCTCCTCTCCGAGGAGGACCGGGAGGCCGTGGCCCGCTACGTGGCCGAGGGGGCGAGGGCGGTCCTGGGGGAGGAGGCGCCCCTTTTCCTGGTCTCCGCCCGGCGGGGGAAGGAGGGGAGGGACGAGGGGCTTTGGGGCCTCCGGGACCACGTGGCGCGGGTCATCGCCCAGAAGGCCCTCCCCCTCAAGCTCTCCGCCGCCCTCGGGGTCCTGCGGCGCCTCCTCGTGGAGGGGGAGCGGGCCCTGGAGGCGGAGGCCGAGGAGGTGGGCCAGGCCCTCGCCACCTGCGAGGCCCTGGAGGACCTCCTCAGGCGGCACGGGGCCCGGGTGCGGCGCGACTTCGCCGGGCAGGTGGCCCTGGTGGAGCGGGTCTTCCGCGAGGTGGAGGAACGGGGCCACCGCTTCTTGGACGAGACGGTGCGCCTGGGCCGCCTTCCCGACCTCCTGAACGCCAAGGCCTTCCGGGAGAGCTTCCTCAAGGAAGTGGTCCAGGACGCCGGGGCGAGGCTGGAGCGGGCGGTGGGGGAGGCCTTGCGGTGGCTTGCCCGGCGCGAGGAGGAGCTCCTCCTGGACGCCCTCGCCCTCCTCAAGGAGGCCCGGCCCCTTCCCAGGGGGGAGGAGCCCCTTCTTGCGCCCTTGGAGGAGGCCCTCGCCCGCTTCCGCCCCGAGGAGGAGGCGGCGCGGCTTTCCGGCCTGGCCCAGGAGGCGGTGGTGCGCACCCTGGCGGGGGGCGTGGGGGGGCTTGGCCTGGGGGCGGCCTTGACCCTGGTGCTCAAGGGGCTGGTCGCGGACCTCACCGGGCTTTTGGCGGGGTTCTTCGTGGCTTTCCTCGCCCTCTCCGTCCTGCCGAGGCGCAAGGAGCGGGCGAAGCGACTCCTCTCCCAAGGCCTCGAGGAGGCCTACGCCGCCGTGCGCCGGGCCCTGGAGGAGGCCTTGGAGGAGGGCCTTGCCCGGCAGGAGGAGCGGTTCCGCGGGCTTTACCGGGACCGGTGCGAGGCCTTGGCGGAGAGGCGCCACGAGCTCAAGGCCCGCAAGGAGGCCTTGCAGCGGCTTCGGGAGGAGGCGGAGGCCCTTGTGGCTTGA
- a CDS encoding HAD family hydrolase, giving the protein MKPKAITFDFWGTLFTEGEAFLEKVMPARYEILLDALSEAGHPAEEAEVREAYRQAALAFEEAWKAGEHMPVYERVARIFALLGAPHDPGLIALTARRLEESSLLAPLKPLPGVEVLKDLAKKYPLAIVSDTGMTPGRLLREHLKRQGLDVFQAFSFSDETGFVKPKPEAFRVALEALGVAPEEALHVGDLPQTDIKGAFGTGYPWAVQYVGLREVNGEVKPTAKVKDHRELLSLLT; this is encoded by the coding sequence ATGAAACCCAAAGCCATCACCTTTGACTTCTGGGGCACCCTCTTCACCGAGGGGGAGGCGTTTTTGGAAAAGGTCATGCCCGCCCGGTACGAGATCCTCCTGGACGCCCTCTCCGAGGCCGGGCACCCCGCCGAGGAGGCCGAGGTGCGGGAGGCCTACCGCCAGGCCGCCTTGGCCTTTGAGGAGGCCTGGAAGGCGGGGGAGCACATGCCCGTCTACGAACGGGTGGCCCGGATCTTCGCCCTCCTCGGCGCCCCCCACGACCCCGGGCTCATCGCCCTCACCGCAAGGCGCCTGGAGGAAAGCTCCCTCCTCGCCCCCCTCAAGCCCCTCCCCGGGGTGGAGGTCCTGAAGGACCTCGCCAAGAAGTACCCCCTGGCCATCGTCTCCGACACCGGCATGACCCCGGGCCGCCTCCTGCGGGAGCACCTCAAGCGGCAGGGCCTGGACGTCTTCCAGGCCTTTAGCTTCTCCGACGAGACGGGCTTCGTGAAGCCCAAGCCCGAGGCCTTCCGCGTGGCCCTCGAGGCCCTGGGCGTGGCCCCGGAGGAGGCCCTGCACGTGGGGGACCTGCCCCAGACGGACATCAAGGGGGCCTTCGGGACGGGCTACCCCTGGGCGGTCCAGTACGTGGGCCTGAGGGAGGTGAACGGGGAGGTGAAGCCCACGGCCAAGGTGAAGGACCACCGGGAGCTCCTCTCCCTCCTCACGTGA
- the purL gene encoding phosphoribosylformylglycinamidine synthase subunit PurL has protein sequence MEALAKEIGIPEGEYREIVRRLGREPNRVELLLFKVMWSEHCAYKNSRPLLKELPKEGEAVLQGPGENAGVVRVGEGWAVAFKIESHNHPSAVEPFQGAATGVGGILRDILSMGARPIALLDSLRFGPPEGRSRYLLKGVVSGISFYGNAIGVPTVGGDLYFHEGYRENPLVNAMALGLLREEHLRRSRASLGRPIYYAGAKTGRDGIGGAAFASRELKEEKEEDRPAVQVGDPFLGKLLMEATLEAIEKDLVEGVQDMGAAGLTSSLSELAHKSGLGVELHLDLVPTREEGMTPEELLLSESQERMVLVPKEGKEEALEAVFRRWGLDCVPVARTIPERVFRVLFRGEVVAEVPTEALAEAPTYVRVGREDPEVRRLRETPIPPLEADPQEVLRRLLASPNLASREAVYERYDHQVGTRTALLPGRGDAAVLWIKGTRLGVAAKVDQNPRYSRLHPRLGAMHALAEACRNVSVVGAKPLAYTDGLNLGSPETPEGYHELQETIAGLKEASEALGVPVVSGNVSLYNESGGRRIPPTAMVGVVGVLEVDKRAEMGFRRPGEVLLLIGEEKGELGASEVLYLLTGREFGHPPRLDLGREKAVQEAIRDLIQRGLTRTAHDVAEGGLLVALAEMTFPYGVGATVEVREGSLEALFGEAPSRVLFTVEKARLQEATLLLEERGLPYRVLGETGGKTLTVLTPGGVLEWSLEELLSAWKAPLREVLDG, from the coding sequence ATGGAAGCCCTCGCCAAGGAGATCGGCATCCCGGAAGGGGAGTACCGGGAGATCGTCCGGAGGCTTGGGCGGGAGCCCAACCGGGTGGAGCTCCTCCTCTTCAAGGTGATGTGGAGCGAGCACTGCGCCTACAAGAACTCCCGCCCCCTCCTCAAGGAGCTTCCCAAGGAGGGGGAGGCCGTCCTCCAGGGCCCCGGGGAAAACGCCGGCGTGGTGCGGGTGGGCGAGGGCTGGGCCGTGGCCTTCAAGATAGAAAGCCACAACCACCCCTCGGCGGTGGAGCCCTTCCAGGGGGCGGCCACGGGGGTCGGGGGGATCCTCCGGGACATCCTGAGCATGGGGGCGAGGCCCATCGCCCTCCTGGACTCCCTCCGCTTCGGGCCGCCCGAAGGGCGAAGCCGCTACCTCCTCAAGGGGGTGGTCTCGGGGATCAGCTTCTACGGCAACGCCATCGGGGTGCCCACGGTGGGCGGGGACCTCTACTTCCACGAGGGCTACCGGGAAAACCCCCTGGTGAACGCCATGGCCCTCGGCCTCCTAAGGGAGGAACACCTGCGGCGGAGCCGGGCCTCTTTGGGCCGCCCCATCTACTACGCCGGGGCCAAGACGGGCCGGGATGGCATTGGAGGAGCGGCCTTCGCGAGCCGCGAGCTCAAGGAGGAGAAGGAGGAGGACCGGCCCGCGGTCCAGGTGGGGGACCCTTTCCTCGGCAAGCTCCTCATGGAGGCCACCCTCGAGGCCATAGAAAAAGACCTCGTGGAAGGCGTCCAGGACATGGGGGCGGCGGGGCTCACCAGTAGCCTCTCGGAGCTCGCCCACAAGTCGGGCCTCGGGGTGGAGCTCCACCTGGACCTCGTCCCCACCCGGGAGGAGGGGATGACCCCGGAGGAGCTCCTCCTCTCGGAAAGCCAGGAGCGGATGGTCCTCGTGCCCAAGGAGGGGAAGGAGGAGGCGCTGGAGGCGGTCTTCCGCAGGTGGGGCCTAGACTGCGTCCCCGTGGCCAGGACCATCCCGGAAAGGGTCTTCCGGGTCCTCTTCCGGGGCGAGGTGGTGGCGGAGGTGCCCACGGAGGCCCTGGCCGAGGCCCCCACCTACGTGAGGGTGGGGCGGGAGGACCCCGAGGTGCGGAGGCTCCGGGAGACCCCCATCCCCCCCCTAGAGGCCGACCCCCAGGAGGTCCTAAGGAGGCTCCTCGCCTCCCCCAACCTGGCGAGCCGGGAGGCGGTCTACGAGCGGTACGACCACCAGGTGGGAACCCGCACCGCCCTCCTCCCGGGACGAGGGGATGCCGCCGTCTTATGGATCAAGGGCACCCGCCTCGGCGTCGCCGCCAAGGTGGACCAAAACCCCCGGTATAGCCGCCTCCACCCCCGGCTTGGGGCCATGCACGCCCTGGCGGAGGCCTGCCGGAACGTCAGCGTGGTGGGGGCGAAGCCCCTCGCCTACACCGACGGCCTCAACCTGGGAAGCCCGGAGACCCCGGAGGGCTACCACGAGCTTCAGGAGACCATCGCCGGACTCAAGGAGGCGAGCGAGGCCTTGGGCGTCCCCGTGGTCTCGGGGAACGTCTCCCTCTACAACGAAAGCGGGGGGAGGCGCATCCCCCCCACGGCCATGGTGGGGGTGGTGGGGGTCCTGGAGGTGGACAAGCGGGCGGAGATGGGCTTTAGGCGCCCGGGGGAGGTCCTCCTCCTCATCGGGGAGGAGAAGGGGGAGCTCGGGGCGAGCGAGGTCCTCTACCTCCTCACGGGGAGGGAGTTCGGCCACCCCCCAAGGCTTGACCTCGGGCGGGAAAAGGCGGTGCAGGAGGCGATCCGGGATCTCATCCAAAGGGGCCTCACCCGAACGGCCCACGACGTGGCGGAAGGGGGGCTTCTTGTGGCCCTCGCCGAGATGACCTTCCCCTACGGGGTGGGGGCCACGGTGGAGGTGCGGGAGGGGAGCCTCGAGGCCCTCTTCGGCGAGGCCCCAAGCCGCGTCCTCTTCACCGTGGAGAAGGCCCGCCTCCAGGAGGCCACCCTCCTTCTGGAGGAGCGGGGCCTCCCCTACCGGGTCCTGGGGGAGACCGGGGGGAAGACCCTCACGGTCCTGACCCCGGGGGGTGTCCTAGAGTGGAGCCTGGAGGAACTGCTTTCCGCCTGGAAAGCGCCCCTCAGGGAGGTGCTGGATGGATAA